From Vagococcus jeotgali, one genomic window encodes:
- a CDS encoding PucR family transcriptional regulator, which yields MKTLQDILSVPRFNDLTLITPNVDLEIDVINVEITETPDISNYTSSGTLLLTTAMYYKDKPKEMIQLIDSLVTIQCPGLCIKTGRFLDIIPRDIIDYAISKNFPIIEIPITKPLGGILTEISHFIGESKEEEIAYALDIQRKFSSLLLSDASLDKITKEFGDVLQTPILLLNPLKEVIATSNNWDNKDMSTEHLMKELFSFENLFENKTHNILVTSLSHEQTEVDVYPIKSNTYYPYYLIILSPEKMSYPVAEFAIEQGQMVLSFTLLKNDKLYEVDKHRKSDYLATIIERQEKNNFDEQQWITYEANFNLEISKFYQMISVSIIQDDTSVISNKILEEKQQIVYEWLDTNLPNILPKSVLFSDKSQHHCIILLQQPISSTALTKILTNVHDTIYEKLPIFTQFSCGQAYSHLDEISKSLTEAKIVEHDMLEQTKQKIVYMYKAKGMARLLDTIQKDEATYFAKDCLKSLYSPQTDMDLELRKTLKTFLDNQCEITKTANDLFIHRNTVKYRIDNIQEILGLEIDTPEHSFKLRLALELSEN from the coding sequence TTGAAAACATTACAAGATATTCTTAGTGTACCAAGATTTAATGATTTAACTTTAATCACTCCTAATGTTGATTTAGAAATTGATGTTATCAATGTTGAAATCACTGAAACACCTGATATTTCAAATTATACATCTAGTGGCACTTTATTGCTAACAACAGCTATGTATTATAAAGATAAACCTAAAGAGATGATACAACTAATTGACTCTTTAGTGACTATTCAATGCCCTGGTCTTTGTATCAAAACTGGAAGATTTTTAGATATTATTCCCCGTGACATTATTGATTATGCTATAAGTAAAAACTTTCCTATTATTGAAATTCCTATTACAAAGCCTTTAGGTGGGATTTTAACCGAAATTTCTCATTTCATCGGAGAATCTAAAGAAGAAGAAATTGCTTATGCCCTTGATATTCAAAGAAAATTTTCTTCTCTACTCTTAAGTGATGCTTCTTTGGATAAAATAACAAAAGAATTTGGAGATGTACTCCAGACACCTATCTTATTATTGAATCCTTTAAAAGAAGTCATTGCAACATCTAATAATTGGGATAATAAAGATATGTCTACTGAGCACTTGATGAAAGAATTGTTTAGTTTTGAAAACCTATTTGAAAATAAAACTCACAATATTTTAGTGACCTCACTATCACATGAACAAACAGAAGTTGATGTTTATCCCATTAAAAGTAACACATACTATCCTTATTATTTAATTATTTTATCTCCAGAAAAAATGAGCTATCCTGTAGCAGAATTTGCCATAGAACAAGGGCAAATGGTGCTTAGTTTTACTCTGCTTAAAAATGATAAACTATATGAAGTCGATAAGCATAGAAAAAGTGATTACCTTGCCACAATTATTGAACGACAAGAAAAAAACAATTTTGATGAACAACAGTGGATTACCTATGAAGCAAATTTTAATTTAGAAATTTCTAAATTCTATCAAATGATTTCTGTTTCAATCATTCAAGATGATACAAGTGTCATTTCCAATAAAATATTAGAAGAGAAACAACAGATTGTCTATGAATGGCTCGATACAAATCTACCAAATATATTACCAAAATCTGTTCTATTTTCTGACAAATCTCAACACCATTGTATTATTTTACTGCAACAACCTATTAGTTCTACTGCACTAACCAAAATTTTAACAAATGTCCACGATACTATTTATGAAAAACTTCCTATTTTCACTCAATTTAGTTGCGGACAAGCTTATAGTCATTTAGACGAAATTAGTAAATCTTTAACAGAAGCTAAAATTGTTGAACATGATATGTTAGAACAAACTAAACAAAAAATTGTCTACATGTATAAAGCAAAAGGGATGGCAAGGTTACTTGATACGATTCAAAAAGATGAGGCAACCTATTTTGCAAAAGATTGTTTGAAATCACTTTACTCTCCTCAAACCGACATGGACTTAGAACTTAGAAAAACATTAAAAACTTTTTTAGATAATCAATGTGAAATCACAAAAACGGCTAACGATCTTTTTATTCACCGTAATACGGTTAAATACCGAATTGATAACATTCAAGAAATACTGGGACTAGAAATTGATACCCCAGAGCATAGCTTTAAACTCCGTTTAGCACTAGAACTATCTGAAAATTAA
- a CDS encoding alpha/beta hydrolase produces the protein MTPEHLTYTHIGKTPIELSIYLGNKSNQQKKPTIYYIHGGGLIYGSRHDLPKEYIELLTSNGSDVVMLDYPLLPESTLDIILNTLTSGIEFARHYLHQENQPYLLFGRSAGAYLSVLLSSKYLTPKPIGVVSFYGYFDLSEMSLQQPSQHYNQYGLLPDMLVQNFIQKDILANAPIEQRFPIYLSYRQRGTWVKQLLAPNLTLEDYSLDEDALASLPKLFIAASDTDQDVDISISKSLYEQTNHSTFVTVHDLSHDFDKNPKDSQAIQVYQDLKTWINDL, from the coding sequence ATGACTCCTGAACACTTAACTTATACTCATATTGGAAAAACACCCATTGAGTTATCTATTTACTTAGGGAACAAATCAAATCAACAAAAGAAACCAACTATATATTACATCCACGGAGGTGGACTAATTTATGGTTCTAGACATGATTTACCAAAAGAATACATTGAATTATTAACAAGTAATGGCTCTGATGTGGTCATGCTGGATTATCCTTTGCTGCCAGAGAGTACACTAGACATTATTTTAAATACTTTGACCAGTGGGATTGAATTTGCAAGGCACTATCTTCATCAAGAAAATCAACCTTATCTTTTATTTGGAAGGTCTGCTGGTGCATATCTTTCTGTACTACTATCTAGTAAATACTTAACTCCAAAGCCAATTGGTGTTGTTTCATTTTATGGTTATTTTGATTTATCAGAGATGTCCTTACAACAGCCAAGTCAGCACTACAATCAGTACGGATTATTGCCAGATATGCTAGTGCAAAATTTTATTCAAAAAGACATCTTAGCTAATGCACCAATAGAACAACGTTTTCCTATTTATTTATCATATAGGCAACGTGGTACTTGGGTTAAACAACTTTTAGCCCCTAACTTAACATTAGAAGACTATAGTCTAGATGAGGATGCACTAGCTAGTTTACCTAAGCTATTTATTGCTGCTAGTGACACCGATCAAGACGTAGATATCAGTATTTCAAAATCACTATACGAACAAACAAATCATTCAACTTTTGTAACTGTTCATGATTTATCTCATGATTTTGATAAAAACCCAAAAGATTCACAAGCTATTCAAGTATATCAAGACTTAAAAACCTGGATAAATGACTTATAG
- the arcC gene encoding carbamate kinase, producing the protein MKQKVVLALGGNAILQPGQKGEYSIQKENVDISAKSIAKVAETGCDIVIVHGNGPQVGQILRQNELAKDEVPIQPLPVCSAESQGFIGYMMQESLKNVLPSKQVATILTMTEVDPSDPAFKHPTKPIGSFYSEDESKQLALEKGWVMGEDAGRGYRRLVASPNPKGIVEVETIKLLMDNGVLVVSTGGGGIPVIKNTQGEYEGVAAVIDKDSSALKLSKEIDADILMILTDVPNVYINYGKPNQEKLTDLTVEKAQKYYDEGHFSDGSMGPKMAACIEFAKLGKTAIICSLDQAAEAVNGEAGTRIIG; encoded by the coding sequence ATGAAACAAAAAGTGGTTCTTGCGTTAGGTGGTAATGCTATTTTACAACCAGGGCAAAAGGGAGAGTATAGTATTCAAAAAGAAAATGTGGATATTAGTGCTAAAAGTATTGCAAAAGTAGCAGAAACAGGCTGTGATATTGTGATTGTTCATGGAAATGGACCTCAAGTTGGTCAAATTTTGCGACAAAATGAATTGGCAAAAGATGAAGTCCCAATTCAACCATTACCTGTATGTAGTGCTGAATCACAAGGTTTTATTGGTTATATGATGCAAGAGTCTTTAAAAAATGTGTTACCAAGTAAACAGGTAGCTACGATTTTAACGATGACAGAAGTTGATCCAAGTGATCCAGCATTTAAACATCCAACAAAACCAATTGGCTCATTTTACTCAGAAGATGAGAGTAAACAGTTAGCTCTTGAAAAAGGATGGGTAATGGGGGAAGATGCTGGTCGTGGGTATAGACGACTAGTTGCCTCACCAAACCCTAAAGGTATTGTTGAAGTAGAAACGATTAAACTATTGATGGACAATGGTGTGTTAGTTGTGTCAACAGGTGGTGGTGGTATTCCTGTGATTAAGAATACTCAAGGAGAATATGAAGGTGTTGCAGCCGTTATAGATAAAGACTCATCAGCACTTAAACTATCTAAGGAGATAGATGCAGATATTTTAATGATTTTAACAGATGTTCCTAATGTTTATATTAATTATGGTAAACCTAATCAAGAAAAATTAACTGATTTAACTGTTGAAAAAGCACAAAAATATTATGATGAAGGTCATTTTTCAGATGGTAGTATGGGCCCTAAAATGGCCGCTTGTATTGAATTTGCTAAATTAGGCAAGACTGCTATTATTTGTTCTCTAGATCAAGCAGCAGAAGCTGTTAATGGTGAAGCAGGTACACGTATCATAGGATAA
- a CDS encoding DUF2877 domain-containing protein: MLTKMVCAKTVGELVPNMLTGSKEVSFHSLFNTSFNILVGKELLHVGSESKQVTPFGIQVSQTDFDYLKKMYNKVILRLHDDHLFIGQVQLNYSEVSHQNTCQILLEEDEVLSSRPVFTPFLVQTGLDFQLLTCTDLDVYSLIGSGRGLTPSGDDFLVGMLAIHHCYSILSVEELKKIDQAILEKRTTDVSLAYLQAARKGFFTSTICLLLSNIDNIVLLKMYLAELAQFGHTSGRDTISGIYEGITRYLKIKGVA, encoded by the coding sequence ATGTTAACAAAAATGGTGTGTGCTAAAACAGTAGGAGAACTAGTACCAAATATGTTAACTGGTAGTAAAGAAGTTAGTTTTCATAGTTTATTTAATACCAGTTTCAATATATTAGTTGGCAAAGAGCTATTACACGTTGGGTCTGAATCTAAACAAGTTACCCCCTTCGGTATTCAAGTCTCTCAAACAGACTTTGATTATTTAAAAAAAATGTATAACAAAGTGATATTAAGACTTCATGATGATCATTTGTTCATAGGACAAGTCCAGTTAAATTATTCTGAAGTATCTCATCAAAATACTTGTCAGATTCTACTTGAAGAAGATGAGGTACTATCTTCCAGACCTGTTTTCACACCATTTTTAGTACAAACAGGCTTAGATTTTCAATTATTGACCTGTACGGATTTGGATGTTTATTCCTTGATTGGTAGTGGGAGAGGTTTAACGCCATCTGGTGATGATTTTTTAGTAGGAATGTTGGCCATTCATCATTGTTATTCTATTTTATCCGTTGAGGAATTAAAGAAAATAGACCAGGCTATTTTAGAAAAAAGGACCACAGATGTGTCGCTTGCCTACTTACAAGCAGCTAGGAAAGGCTTTTTTACGTCAACAATCTGCTTACTATTATCAAATATTGATAATATCGTTTTATTGAAGATGTATTTAGCTGAGTTAGCACAGTTTGGTCACACTTCTGGTAGAGATACAATATCTGGTATTTATGAAGGTATAACACGGTATTTAAAAATAAAAGGAGTGGCATGA
- a CDS encoding DUF1116 domain-containing protein yields MTFKTIDDANQAVIDKVVQSAPFLLDVVPAKSVIKELEGHMLLHAGPPIEWDEMTDPMQGSCVGAVLFEGWAKNEEEARHMLSTGDVKFAPCHDYNAVGPMGGITSGNMPVLVVENKTDGNFAYCTMNEGIGAVLRFGAYSKEVIDRLTWMKDVLGPVLSKALKTMEDGLNINVLVAKAIAMGDEFHQRNIAASLAFYKEVGPIITTLDIDENEKKEVSQFLADTDQFFLNIMMAATKAVMDGARMIQEGTVVTAMCRNGKDFGIRISGMGDEWFTGPVNTPQGLYFAGYSGEDANTDIGDSAITETFGVGGMAMIAAPAVTRFVGSGGFYDALNTSNEMSEICISQNPNFPVPTWDFRGICLGIDARLVVESGITPVVNTGIAHKKAGIGQIGAGTVNPPVSCFEKAIEAYAKKLGMAE; encoded by the coding sequence ATGACATTTAAAACAATTGATGACGCAAATCAAGCCGTAATAGATAAAGTAGTACAATCAGCCCCATTTTTATTAGATGTAGTACCAGCAAAAAGTGTGATTAAAGAATTAGAAGGTCATATGTTACTTCATGCTGGTCCTCCTATTGAGTGGGACGAGATGACTGATCCTATGCAAGGATCTTGTGTGGGAGCTGTCCTTTTTGAAGGTTGGGCAAAAAATGAAGAAGAGGCACGACATATGTTATCAACTGGAGACGTTAAATTTGCTCCTTGTCATGATTACAATGCAGTGGGGCCAATGGGTGGTATTACCTCTGGAAACATGCCTGTTTTAGTTGTAGAAAATAAAACAGATGGTAACTTTGCTTATTGTACGATGAATGAAGGTATTGGAGCAGTATTACGTTTTGGTGCTTATTCTAAAGAAGTTATTGATAGATTAACATGGATGAAAGACGTATTAGGACCTGTGTTAAGCAAGGCTCTTAAAACAATGGAAGATGGTTTAAATATTAACGTATTAGTCGCTAAAGCCATTGCAATGGGGGATGAGTTTCACCAACGTAATATCGCAGCTTCACTTGCATTTTATAAAGAAGTTGGTCCAATCATTACAACATTAGACATTGATGAAAACGAGAAAAAAGAGGTATCTCAATTTTTAGCAGATACTGATCAATTCTTCTTAAATATCATGATGGCGGCAACAAAAGCTGTTATGGATGGGGCTCGAATGATTCAAGAAGGTACAGTAGTAACTGCTATGTGCCGTAATGGTAAAGATTTTGGTATTCGTATTAGTGGTATGGGGGATGAGTGGTTTACAGGACCAGTTAACACACCTCAAGGTTTATATTTTGCTGGATACAGCGGGGAAGATGCGAACACTGATATTGGAGATTCTGCTATCACAGAAACATTTGGTGTTGGTGGAATGGCAATGATTGCAGCTCCTGCTGTGACACGTTTTGTTGGATCTGGAGGTTTTTATGATGCCTTAAACACATCAAATGAAATGAGTGAGATTTGTATTAGTCAAAATCCTAATTTTCCAGTACCAACATGGGACTTTAGAGGAATTTGTTTAGGTATTGATGCTAGACTTGTCGTTGAATCAGGAATTACTCCTGTCGTTAATACAGGGATTGCACATAAAAAAGCTGGTATTGGCCAAATTGGAGCAGGAACAGTTAATCCTCCTGTATCTTGTTTTGAAAAAGCAATTGAAGCCTATGCTAAAAAATTAGGTATGGCTGAATAA
- the fdrA gene encoding acyl-CoA synthetase FdrA: protein MLQTIIKNNSYQDSVVLMLLTSKLSQLDEVERVSIMMGTPSNIDIFRASGFDTKELDEASSNDMVIMLEVNSADDKDKVLAIIDEELMSTNDGGGEVEETINSWDKAMKKDPEANVALISVPGEYAALEIEQAIDNGLHAFVFSDNVDISEEKRLKEKAHEKGLLVMGPDCGTGIVHGVPLAFTNNVRKGRIGVIGASGTGIQEVTTLIHRYGQGVTNAIGTGGRDLSTEVGAISMIDSIVALNDDPDTDVIVVISKPPAKEVEEKVLDVLRKVDKPVVTLFLGSKPTEHEEGLYKAYTLEEAAQLATKLINNESVEYTPAPVITILKGTAGTDIKGYYSGGTLAYESAFLLADGLGLDKLDSPEGYTLLAGGHEVIDLGDDMYTQGKPHPMIDPEIRINKIKDVMNQPDTGVVVFDVVLGYGAHPDMANALKPAIVDVQEKLAKEGRIVNFVAVLVGTDEDPQGMAEQRQILEDIGVTVCENNVQAIQTALKLVDHDLTFDKKEVSGKIQSSLVELPVLSDELKTLIATEPRIINVGLQSFTQSIKDNHAQVVQFDWRPSAGGNVKLQKVLYFLNHYEFK, encoded by the coding sequence ATGCTTCAAACAATTATAAAAAATAATAGTTACCAAGATTCAGTTGTTTTAATGTTATTAACAAGTAAATTAAGTCAATTAGATGAGGTAGAACGTGTATCGATTATGATGGGAACACCATCAAATATTGATATTTTTAGAGCAAGTGGTTTTGATACAAAAGAGCTTGATGAAGCCTCTTCAAATGATATGGTCATCATGTTAGAAGTGAATTCAGCTGATGATAAAGATAAAGTACTGGCTATTATTGATGAGGAATTAATGTCAACCAATGATGGTGGTGGTGAAGTTGAAGAAACTATCAATTCATGGGATAAGGCAATGAAAAAAGATCCAGAAGCTAATGTTGCTTTGATTTCTGTTCCAGGAGAGTATGCTGCTTTAGAAATTGAGCAAGCGATTGATAATGGTTTACATGCTTTTGTCTTTAGCGATAACGTTGATATTTCAGAAGAAAAACGTTTAAAAGAAAAAGCCCATGAAAAAGGGTTGCTTGTTATGGGACCTGATTGTGGAACAGGTATTGTTCATGGTGTTCCTCTAGCTTTTACTAATAATGTCAGAAAAGGCCGTATTGGTGTGATTGGTGCTTCTGGCACAGGGATTCAAGAAGTAACGACGCTAATTCACCGTTATGGTCAAGGGGTAACAAATGCCATTGGAACAGGTGGTCGTGATTTGTCAACAGAAGTTGGAGCTATTTCTATGATTGATAGTATCGTAGCTTTAAATGATGACCCAGATACTGATGTGATTGTTGTGATATCTAAACCACCTGCAAAGGAAGTAGAGGAAAAAGTATTAGATGTTTTAAGAAAAGTAGATAAACCAGTTGTTACTCTATTTTTAGGCAGCAAACCAACAGAACATGAAGAAGGTCTGTATAAAGCATATACGCTAGAAGAAGCAGCTCAGCTAGCAACTAAATTAATTAATAATGAGTCAGTTGAATACACGCCAGCACCTGTTATAACTATCTTAAAAGGTACAGCTGGGACTGATATTAAAGGTTATTATTCAGGTGGAACACTTGCTTATGAATCAGCCTTTTTACTTGCTGATGGACTAGGTTTAGATAAGCTGGATTCTCCTGAAGGGTATACATTACTTGCTGGTGGACATGAGGTCATTGATTTAGGAGATGACATGTATACACAAGGTAAACCACATCCAATGATTGATCCAGAAATTAGAATAAATAAAATTAAAGACGTTATGAATCAGCCAGATACAGGCGTTGTTGTATTTGATGTCGTATTAGGTTATGGTGCCCATCCAGATATGGCAAACGCTTTAAAACCAGCCATTGTTGATGTGCAAGAAAAGTTAGCTAAAGAAGGACGTATCGTGAATTTTGTTGCTGTTTTAGTAGGAACAGATGAAGATCCTCAAGGTATGGCAGAACAACGCCAAATTTTGGAAGATATTGGTGTAACGGTTTGTGAGAATAATGTTCAAGCAATTCAAACAGCATTAAAACTTGTTGATCATGATTTAACATTTGATAAAAAAGAAGTATCAGGTAAAATTCAAAGCTCTTTAGTTGAATTACCTGTTCTCTCAGATGAATTGAAAACATTAATCGCAACAGAACCACGTATTATTAACGTAGGTTTACAAAGTTTCACACAATCTATCAAAGATAATCATGCTCAAGTAGTGCAATTTGATTGGAGACCATCAGCTGGTGGTAATGTTAAATTACAAAAAGTTTTATATTTCTTAAATCATTATGAATTTAAATAA
- the allD gene encoding ureidoglycolate dehydrogenase has product MSEELIYLSDDELRDLMQAKLLKAGLMEDHAKEVARHLVYADSRGVHSHGSVRVEYYAERIAKGGTTIDPDFHFEKTGASTGVFHADNAIGHVASRKALDYAIDMAKETGVGIVGVSQMGHSGMLSYYVDLAAQEDLVALAVCQSDPMAVPFGGTEPFFGTNPIAFSAPTNEDRPIIFDMATTVQAWGKILDARSKNNDIPPTWAVDENGEPTTDPHKVRGLLPISGPKGYGLMMMVDVLSGSLLGLPFGKHVSSMYADLSSGRNLGQLFILINPSYFTDLDTFKENLSQMIEELHDNKPATGFDQVYYPGELSEIRYANHLETGIPIPEGIHDYLTSEVVHFNKYDQADAFAEK; this is encoded by the coding sequence ATGAGTGAGGAATTAATCTATTTATCAGATGATGAACTTCGTGACTTAATGCAAGCTAAGCTTTTAAAAGCTGGCTTAATGGAAGATCATGCAAAAGAAGTTGCTCGTCATTTAGTCTATGCTGATTCAAGAGGGGTTCACTCTCATGGTTCAGTCCGTGTTGAATACTATGCAGAGCGTATTGCTAAAGGTGGGACAACGATAGATCCTGATTTTCATTTTGAAAAAACAGGAGCTAGTACAGGTGTTTTCCATGCAGATAATGCGATTGGTCATGTAGCAAGTCGCAAAGCACTAGATTATGCTATAGATATGGCAAAAGAAACCGGCGTTGGAATTGTTGGTGTGTCACAAATGGGACATAGTGGTATGTTGTCTTACTATGTTGATTTAGCAGCCCAAGAAGATTTGGTCGCTTTAGCAGTTTGCCAATCAGACCCAATGGCTGTACCTTTTGGTGGGACAGAACCATTTTTTGGTACAAACCCAATTGCTTTTAGTGCACCAACAAATGAAGATCGTCCGATTATTTTTGACATGGCAACAACTGTTCAAGCTTGGGGAAAAATATTAGATGCTAGAAGTAAAAATAATGATATCCCACCAACCTGGGCAGTAGATGAAAATGGGGAACCAACAACTGACCCTCATAAAGTACGTGGCTTACTTCCGATTTCTGGGCCTAAAGGTTATGGACTGATGATGATGGTAGATGTGTTATCTGGTTCATTACTAGGGTTACCTTTTGGAAAACATGTTAGTAGTATGTATGCTGATTTATCATCAGGTCGTAATTTAGGACAATTATTTATTTTGATTAATCCAAGCTATTTTACAGATTTAGATACGTTTAAAGAAAATCTTTCTCAAATGATTGAAGAATTACATGACAATAAACCAGCTACTGGTTTTGATCAAGTTTATTATCCTGGTGAACTATCTGAAATTCGTTATGCTAATCATTTAGAGACAGGTATTCCAATTCCAGAGGGGATTCACGACTATTTAACAAGTGAAGTCGTTCATTTTAATAAATACGATCAAGCAGATGCTTTTGCTGAAAAATAA
- the allE gene encoding (S)-ureidoglycine aminohydrolase — MGYRTNELGYPTDILQSRAIVERGNFALIPPQGLVKNLLPSFEKCDMTILATPKLGAEFVDYMCRVLPGGGNKVGFGGNGIQTFLYVLEGDLTVSDGVDTFELTTGGYIYVPEDKQLTFENKTNTPTETFLYKKRYQKVEGLKAYTVVGNSKDVESVDYEDMTDVDFKTLLPTDLDFDMNFHILSFETGGSHGYIETHYQEHGALLLSGEGMYNLDNNWMPVKKGDYIFMGAYNLQACYSIGRDAPLSYLYSKDCNRDVEL, encoded by the coding sequence ATGGGTTATCGTACAAATGAATTAGGTTATCCAACAGATATTTTACAATCAAGAGCGATTGTTGAAAGAGGTAATTTTGCTTTAATTCCACCTCAAGGGTTAGTTAAAAATTTATTACCAAGTTTTGAAAAATGTGATATGACAATTTTAGCGACACCAAAACTAGGTGCAGAATTTGTTGATTACATGTGTCGTGTTCTACCAGGTGGTGGTAATAAAGTTGGATTTGGTGGTAATGGTATCCAAACGTTCCTATATGTTCTAGAGGGTGATTTAACTGTAAGTGATGGTGTGGACACGTTTGAGTTAACAACTGGTGGTTACATTTATGTACCAGAAGATAAACAGTTAACATTTGAGAATAAAACAAATACACCAACTGAAACATTTCTTTATAAAAAACGCTATCAAAAAGTAGAGGGACTGAAAGCTTATACAGTTGTTGGTAATTCAAAAGATGTTGAGAGCGTTGATTATGAAGATATGACAGACGTTGACTTTAAAACACTCCTACCAACTGATTTAGATTTTGACATGAACTTCCATATTTTAAGTTTTGAAACAGGTGGATCTCATGGGTATATTGAAACACATTATCAAGAGCATGGTGCTTTATTATTAAGTGGAGAAGGTATGTATAATCTTGATAATAACTGGATGCCAGTTAAAAAGGGTGATTACATTTTTATGGGCGCTTATAATTTACAAGCTTGTTATTCAATTGGAAGAGATGCCCCTTTAAGTTACCTATATTCTAAAGATTGTAATAGAGATGTTGAATTATAA
- the allC gene encoding allantoate deiminase yields MKTIEKQIDEQVTWLSSIGLDEAGGTTRLLYDDNWVKAQEGLKEKFINSDFETYFDNIGNLYGRLVGSKYPNEVILTGSHVDTVVHGGALDGQFGIIASYLAIKYLKETYGQPLRTLEVVSMAEEEGSRFPFAFWGSKNIFGLVNPEEVKYAEDTDGIKFVDAMENAGFTFPITKQEPRDDIKAFVEIHIEQGSVLEKTQKQVAVVNNIVGQKRYDIRLIGQANHAGTTPMGFRQDAVYAMSKMISRSIDKAKAIGDPLVLTFGHIDVTPNTVNVVPGEVFFTVDCRHTDADDLEEFTTQMEKDFQELAKECDVSIEIDNWMNEAPVPMSPDIVTVLEEACAESNLNYTTMHSGAGHDSQIFAQYVPTAMIFVPSIDGISHNPDESTKLEDLTEGVKALIASLYKLAYEE; encoded by the coding sequence ATGAAGACAATAGAAAAACAAATCGACGAGCAAGTAACGTGGTTATCATCAATTGGTTTAGATGAAGCAGGTGGAACGACTCGTTTATTATATGATGATAATTGGGTGAAAGCTCAAGAGGGTTTAAAAGAAAAGTTTATCAATAGCGATTTTGAGACATATTTTGATAATATAGGTAACTTGTATGGGCGCTTAGTTGGGAGTAAGTATCCTAATGAGGTGATTTTAACTGGTTCTCATGTAGATACAGTTGTACATGGTGGAGCTTTAGATGGTCAGTTTGGTATCATCGCATCTTACTTAGCTATTAAGTACTTGAAAGAAACGTATGGTCAACCACTAAGAACTTTAGAAGTTGTATCAATGGCCGAAGAAGAGGGCAGTCGCTTCCCTTTTGCTTTTTGGGGAAGTAAAAATATTTTTGGTTTAGTCAATCCAGAAGAAGTCAAGTATGCAGAAGATACAGATGGTATTAAATTTGTAGATGCTATGGAAAATGCTGGTTTTACGTTTCCTATTACAAAGCAAGAGCCTAGAGATGATATTAAAGCTTTTGTAGAGATTCACATTGAACAAGGTAGCGTTTTAGAAAAAACACAAAAACAAGTAGCTGTTGTCAATAATATCGTAGGTCAAAAACGTTATGATATTAGGCTAATAGGTCAAGCTAATCATGCTGGAACAACACCTATGGGCTTTAGGCAAGATGCCGTTTATGCTATGAGTAAAATGATAAGCCGTAGTATTGATAAAGCTAAAGCCATTGGAGATCCTCTAGTTTTAACATTTGGACATATTGACGTGACACCTAATACAGTTAATGTGGTACCTGGAGAAGTATTCTTTACAGTTGACTGTAGACATACTGATGCTGATGATTTAGAAGAATTCACAACTCAAATGGAAAAAGATTTTCAGGAATTAGCAAAAGAGTGTGATGTTTCAATAGAAATAGATAATTGGATGAACGAAGCTCCTGTACCAATGTCACCAGATATTGTGACAGTTTTAGAAGAGGCTTGTGCTGAGTCTAATTTAAATTACACAACAATGCATAGCGGGGCAGGACATGACTCACAAATTTTTGCTCAATATGTACCAACTGCTATGATTTTTGTTCCAAGTATTGATGGTATTAGCCATAATCCTGATGAATCTACTAAATTAGAAGATTTAACTGAAGGGGTTAAAGCGCTGATTGCTTCCTTGTATAAATTAGCTTATGAAGAATAA